In Lascolabacillus massiliensis, a single genomic region encodes these proteins:
- a CDS encoding phosphate signaling complex PhoU family protein yields MDTQNENRTGTPVVGIKDKYLDQLHSDFQLLSEVILTQMIKAAELLQDNHNTDILDILKKNEKIINSLDLTIREKVINAIMLFTPRASDLRRLMSYHDMTISIERVGDLIENISQALREIDFDVPGFESYRKPVDKMFTQTDKMLRKAVFAYSGLSNEMAYDTILMDDKVDKLERKIEKKLAEDFSNKVLDKQTLVNIMNLNSISYFLERIGDKAVDIAESAVFLIEGKDIRHDKIVRIDNKPDSK; encoded by the coding sequence ATGGATACTCAGAATGAAAATAGAACCGGCACCCCAGTAGTTGGGATAAAAGATAAATATCTTGATCAGTTACATAGTGATTTTCAGCTGTTGTCTGAAGTGATTCTTACGCAAATGATAAAGGCTGCAGAATTACTTCAGGATAACCATAATACTGACATACTGGACATTCTTAAGAAAAATGAGAAGATTATAAATTCACTGGATCTTACAATAAGGGAGAAGGTTATAAATGCTATTATGCTTTTTACTCCTAGAGCCTCTGATCTGCGAAGGCTGATGTCTTATCATGATATGACTATTTCGATTGAAAGAGTAGGTGATTTGATCGAAAATATCAGCCAGGCACTAAGAGAAATTGATTTTGATGTTCCGGGATTCGAGAGTTATAGAAAACCGGTGGATAAGATGTTTACTCAAACAGATAAGATGTTGAGAAAAGCTGTTTTCGCATATTCCGGCTTGAGCAATGAGATGGCATATGATACTATTTTAATGGATGATAAAGTTGATAAACTAGAACGAAAAATTGAGAAGAAGCTGGCAGAGGATTTTAGCAATAAAGTTCTTGATAAGCAAACACTAGTAAATATAATGAACCTGAATAGTATTTCATATTTTCTTGAACGTATTGGTGATAAGGCTGTTGATATTGCCGAATCGGCAGTTTTTCTTATCGAAGGTAAAGATATAAGACACGATAAAATTGTGAGAATCGATAATAAACCGGATAGTAAATAA
- a CDS encoding DUF4126 domain-containing protein has product METVSAIALGIGLSASAGFRVFIPLLIAGIASHFGVLPLGESFEWMGSTPALICFGAAAVLEVLAYYIPFIDNLIDTIATPLSIVAGTLLMTSVFPAENEWMKWILGFIVGGGAAATIQSGSTITRLFSSKFTAGAGNPVVSTTEGVAATGFSILSLIIPIIVAILIVILIVFILRILYKKLIKRKKQYVQ; this is encoded by the coding sequence ATGGAAACTGTCAGTGCAATTGCTCTAGGAATTGGTTTGAGTGCCAGTGCAGGTTTCAGAGTATTTATACCACTTCTCATAGCAGGAATTGCTTCTCACTTTGGAGTCTTGCCATTAGGTGAAAGTTTCGAATGGATGGGGTCAACTCCTGCCCTCATATGTTTTGGTGCAGCAGCAGTTTTGGAGGTTTTGGCATATTATATTCCATTTATTGATAATTTAATAGACACCATTGCAACACCACTTTCAATTGTTGCAGGTACACTGCTGATGACATCTGTTTTCCCTGCAGAAAACGAATGGATGAAATGGATATTAGGTTTTATTGTAGGAGGTGGAGCAGCAGCCACAATTCAAAGTGGCAGTACAATTACACGACTATTTTCATCTAAATTTACAGCAGGGGCAGGTAATCCCGTAGTTTCCACAACTGAGGGTGTGGCAGCTACGGGATTTTCTATCCTGTCTTTGATAATACCAATTATCGTAGCAATTTTAATAGTAATATTGATAGTTTTTATTCTCCGTATTTTATATAAGAAGTTAATTAAAAGAAAGAAACAATATGTTCAGTAA
- the nfo gene encoding deoxyribonuclease IV, with protein sequence MKYVGAHVSASGGVENAPLNAKNIGARAFAFFTKNQRQWFAAPYKEENIINFKSRCEEFGYLADYILPHSSYLINLGNPTDDGVKKSRQAFIDEMKRCEQLGINRLNFHPGSHLNEISVDQCLDRIAESINIALEETSGVCAVLENTAGQGTNLGHTFEHLAYIIDKVEDKSRVGVCLDTAHTLAAGYEIRTREAYEETFQKFDSIIGFNYLKGMHINDSKKELSSRVDRHDSLGKGLMNMDLFSFIMNDPRFDNLPLILETPDESLWAEEIQLLYSLQK encoded by the coding sequence ATGAAATATGTAGGAGCACATGTAAGCGCATCAGGAGGAGTGGAGAATGCGCCACTTAATGCAAAAAATATAGGGGCAAGAGCATTTGCTTTCTTTACAAAAAATCAACGTCAATGGTTTGCGGCACCATATAAGGAGGAGAATATTATAAATTTTAAGTCACGTTGTGAAGAGTTTGGTTATTTAGCAGACTATATATTACCTCACAGTAGCTACCTGATCAATCTGGGCAATCCAACTGATGATGGTGTTAAAAAATCTCGTCAGGCTTTTATTGATGAGATGAAGCGTTGTGAACAGTTAGGTATAAATCGTCTGAATTTTCATCCTGGAAGTCATCTGAATGAAATATCTGTAGATCAATGTCTCGACAGGATAGCAGAATCAATAAACATTGCGCTTGAAGAAACTTCAGGGGTTTGTGCTGTTCTTGAAAATACAGCAGGGCAAGGTACAAATCTGGGGCATACATTCGAACATCTTGCTTATATAATAGATAAAGTGGAGGATAAAAGCAGAGTGGGTGTTTGCCTGGATACTGCTCATACATTGGCTGCCGGGTATGAAATCAGAACACGTGAGGCTTATGAGGAGACTTTTCAGAAATTTGATAGCATAATAGGCTTTAATTATCTGAAAGGTATGCATATAAATGATTCAAAAAAGGAGCTTTCATCAAGAGTAGACCGTCATGACAGCTTGGGTAAAGGTTTAATGAATATGGATCTTTTTTCATTCATCATGAATGATCCACGTTTTGATAATTTACCACTTATACTAGAGACTCCTGATGAATCACTATGGGCTGAAGAGATTCAGTTATTATACTCTTTACAGAAATAG
- a CDS encoding sensor histidine kinase — MNRRISFKRRIIIYFSLIIAVFTVGIIHFEQKQIIKERTRSLELTLENNADIVYKYIKNNSVSPELDAELVEQQLQYMQPELRLTIIDWQGKVLYDNQVDVELMENHIKRPEIQKTITFGEGSNIRMSESNDIKYLYYSKKYDDSVFIRMALPYDMKLQTFINSENSFIYFILLFLIACVLMMYYYANRFTKSMRELREFSLSLKKGKPIPEDFKFTDDEVGEVSADIVENYNLLQENRKKMEREREKLLQHFQLSEEGIAIFSENRKKLYANSHFLQYLNNILDKPTLEVEQLFSDPSFKDIVEFLNNKSRKNNLYTRRFEKSGKQFNVRVIVFDDNNFELYISDITKSEKTRLLKQEMTNNIAHELRTPVTSIRGYLETILSLHKNQDAEGNKRIQNFLERAYAQTIRLSELIQDISLLTKIEEATDRFELESVNIKELLSELKSDLTVDLNEKQDNFIINVADDIVINGSRTLLYSIFRNLAENSITYGGENINISVSCSNESDDAYYFEYYDTGVGIEEKFLPRIFERFYRINEGRTRNDGGSGLGLSIVKNAILFHKGNIIVKNRPEGGLYFLITLPKRVK, encoded by the coding sequence ATGAATAGAAGAATATCTTTTAAAAGACGCATTATAATTTATTTCTCATTGATAATAGCTGTATTCACAGTTGGCATTATACATTTTGAGCAAAAGCAGATAATAAAAGAGCGTACAAGAAGTCTTGAACTGACACTTGAGAATAATGCTGATATAGTTTACAAGTATATTAAGAATAATTCTGTATCTCCTGAGCTTGATGCTGAATTGGTTGAACAACAATTACAGTATATGCAACCGGAATTGCGACTGACTATTATCGACTGGCAAGGAAAGGTTCTTTATGATAATCAGGTTGATGTAGAGTTGATGGAAAATCATATTAAAAGACCCGAGATTCAGAAAACTATAACCTTTGGTGAAGGTTCTAATATACGTATGTCAGAAAGTAATGATATCAAGTATTTATATTATTCCAAAAAGTATGACGACAGCGTTTTTATTCGTATGGCATTGCCTTATGATATGAAACTTCAAACTTTTATAAATTCTGAGAATAGTTTTATCTACTTTATACTTCTGTTTCTAATTGCCTGTGTGTTGATGATGTACTATTATGCTAATAGATTTACAAAATCTATGCGTGAACTCAGAGAGTTCTCTTTAAGCCTGAAAAAAGGTAAACCAATACCTGAAGATTTTAAATTCACAGATGATGAAGTGGGAGAGGTGAGTGCTGATATAGTAGAAAACTACAATCTGCTGCAGGAAAACAGAAAAAAAATGGAAAGAGAAAGGGAGAAGCTGTTGCAGCATTTTCAATTATCAGAAGAGGGAATCGCTATATTTTCAGAGAATAGAAAAAAACTTTATGCCAATTCTCATTTTTTACAATATCTGAATAATATTCTGGATAAGCCAACTTTGGAGGTAGAACAACTCTTTTCTGACCCATCATTTAAAGATATTGTTGAATTCTTAAATAATAAGAGTCGAAAGAATAATTTATACACAAGACGATTCGAAAAAAGTGGCAAGCAGTTTAACGTTAGAGTTATAGTTTTTGATGATAATAATTTTGAACTATATATCAGTGATATCACAAAATCAGAGAAGACCCGCTTGCTTAAACAGGAGATGACCAATAATATTGCTCATGAGCTAAGAACACCGGTTACAAGTATAAGAGGTTATCTGGAAACGATACTGAGTCTTCATAAGAATCAAGATGCAGAGGGGAATAAAAGAATTCAGAATTTCCTTGAGAGAGCATATGCACAAACAATACGTCTCTCAGAATTGATTCAGGATATTAGTCTGCTTACAAAAATTGAAGAAGCAACTGATAGGTTCGAACTTGAGTCTGTAAATATAAAAGAGCTACTGAGTGAGTTAAAATCGGACTTGACTGTAGATTTAAATGAAAAGCAGGATAATTTTATAATTAATGTGGCTGATGATATTGTAATAAATGGAAGTCGTACTCTACTTTATTCAATTTTCAGAAATCTGGCAGAAAATTCTATCACTTATGGAGGTGAGAATATTAATATTTCTGTTAGTTGTTCTAATGAAAGTGATGATGCATATTATTTTGAGTATTATGATACCGGAGTTGGAATAGAAGAAAAATTTCTGCCACGTATTTTCGAACGTTTTTATAGAATAAATGAGGGCAGAACAAGAAATGATGGAGGGTCCGGATTAGGCCTTTCTATTGTTAAGAATGCAATTCTGTTTCATAAAGGAAATATAATAGTCAAAAATCGTCCCGAAGGTGGGTTATACTTTTTAATCACTTTACCCAAACGAGTTAAATAA
- the pstA gene encoding phosphate ABC transporter permease PstA yields MSLKSKSSINSRKGTDKLVYFLVWLFSFFAMIPLFLILWDVVSKGYKNFNINLFTKVTPSSMDALIANMNGDPIPGGVLNGITGSILIVGLAILISVPLGLFIGIYLSDNRDKKFAGFISYLTDLLQGMPSIVIGIIAYAWVVKPLGSYSAIGGSVALTMMMLPMIVRSTEETMKMLPPSFKESGLALGSSYTSVVFNILLPSGFGGIFTGILLAISRVLGETAPLMLTALGASVVNWNITEPTSALPLLIWDFYNDPNLVELVWSTSLLLLIVIFCLNWIAKIVARKWKI; encoded by the coding sequence ATGAGTTTAAAATCAAAATCATCAATAAATTCAAGAAAAGGAACAGACAAGCTTGTTTATTTCCTCGTTTGGCTGTTTTCGTTTTTTGCAATGATTCCGCTTTTCCTAATTTTATGGGATGTAGTCTCTAAAGGATATAAAAATTTTAATATCAACCTGTTCACAAAGGTTACTCCCTCTTCAATGGATGCTTTAATTGCAAATATGAATGGAGATCCCATTCCGGGAGGGGTTTTAAATGGTATTACCGGTTCAATCTTAATTGTAGGGTTAGCTATACTGATCTCAGTGCCACTGGGATTATTTATAGGCATTTACCTTTCTGATAACCGCGATAAAAAATTTGCAGGTTTTATTAGCTATTTAACAGATTTGCTTCAGGGAATGCCATCGATAGTGATTGGTATAATTGCATATGCCTGGGTTGTTAAACCTTTGGGGAGCTATTCAGCAATAGGTGGTAGTGTGGCATTAACTATGATGATGTTGCCTATGATAGTTAGATCCACCGAGGAGACAATGAAAATGTTACCACCATCGTTTAAAGAATCCGGATTGGCTTTAGGATCTTCATATACCAGTGTTGTTTTTAATATATTACTACCTTCCGGATTCGGAGGAATTTTTACAGGTATACTACTAGCAATATCAAGGGTATTGGGGGAAACAGCTCCATTGATGCTTACCGCACTTGGTGCATCTGTGGTTAACTGGAATATAACTGAACCAACCAGTGCATTACCACTTTTAATTTGGGATTTTTATAATGATCCAAATCTGGTAGAACTTGTATGGTCAACATCATTATTATTACTAATTGTCATATTTTGCTTGAACTGGATAGCTAAAATTGTAGCACGCAAATGGAAAATATAG
- a CDS encoding copper homeostasis protein CutC, producing MSNEYLLEICANSVKSCVEAQKGGAYRVELCAGIPEGGTTPSYGDIILARQLLNIKLNVIIRPRGGDFLYDDLEHKIMLQDIKNAVNLGADGVVFGCLTADGDIDIKRNKELIEAAGDLSVTFHRAFDMCKDPFVALEKIIELGFDRILTSGQKPKAAEGVSLLKELVRKAGDRIIIMPGSGVNAENIAFLAKETGAKEFHLSARESIESGMLYRNPGLKMGGTTVVINEFEEQVTSSEIVRKTIEALQR from the coding sequence ATGTCAAACGAATACTTACTCGAGATCTGTGCTAATTCAGTAAAGAGCTGTGTTGAAGCACAAAAAGGTGGTGCCTATCGTGTAGAGTTGTGTGCCGGTATTCCTGAAGGAGGAACTACTCCATCTTATGGCGATATCATTTTGGCACGTCAACTTTTGAACATAAAACTCAACGTGATTATTCGTCCACGTGGTGGTGATTTTTTATATGACGACCTTGAACATAAAATTATGCTTCAAGATATAAAAAATGCCGTCAATTTAGGTGCAGATGGTGTTGTATTTGGATGTCTGACTGCTGATGGAGATATTGATATTAAAAGAAATAAGGAGCTTATTGAAGCTGCAGGAGATTTGAGTGTTACATTTCACAGAGCATTTGATATGTGTAAAGATCCTTTTGTTGCACTAGAAAAGATTATTGAACTTGGATTTGACAGAATACTTACTTCAGGTCAAAAGCCAAAAGCGGCGGAAGGTGTCAGTCTTCTTAAAGAATTAGTAAGAAAAGCAGGTGATCGTATTATAATTATGCCAGGTAGTGGCGTTAATGCTGAAAATATAGCATTTCTTGCTAAAGAAACAGGTGCAAAAGAGTTTCATCTTTCTGCAAGGGAAAGTATTGAAAGTGGTATGCTGTATCGAAACCCTGGATTAAAAATGGGTGGTACAACAGTTGTAATTAATGAGTTTGAAGAACAGGTTACAAGCTCAGAAATTGTCAGAAAGACCATTGAAGCACTTCAAAGATGA
- a CDS encoding plasmid pRiA4b ORF-3 family protein — protein MKDIIFQIQIVLRGSKPKIWRRVLIPSDMSLADFHEVIQTSMGWENSHLHYFEKNNTFYTLKIEGDDFLDENNKIDYRDLTVADLLTKKHDRITYEYDYGDRWEHDIFLEDITTVNPQIKYPVCIEGKMSCPPEDCGGINGYHDILFILKNPQHKYYENYKDWLDERFDPEYFNIDEVNRRLHY, from the coding sequence ATGAAAGATATAATATTTCAGATTCAAATTGTCCTTAGAGGTAGTAAGCCTAAGATCTGGAGACGTGTATTAATACCTTCTGACATGTCTCTGGCTGACTTTCATGAAGTGATTCAGACATCTATGGGATGGGAAAATTCACATCTTCATTATTTTGAGAAAAACAATACATTTTATACATTGAAAATTGAAGGAGATGATTTTTTGGATGAGAACAATAAAATAGACTATAGAGATTTAACTGTTGCTGATCTGCTTACTAAAAAGCACGATAGGATTACCTATGAGTATGATTATGGTGACAGATGGGAGCATGATATCTTTCTTGAGGATATAACAACAGTCAATCCACAGATTAAATATCCTGTTTGTATAGAAGGTAAGATGAGTTGTCCTCCTGAAGATTGTGGAGGAATAAATGGATATCATGATATTCTATTTATACTAAAAAATCCTCAACACAAATATTATGAAAATTATAAAGATTGGCTTGATGAGAGATTCGATCCGGAGTATTTCAATATAGATGAAGTTAACAGAAGATTACATTACTGA
- a CDS encoding glycoside hydrolase family 20 protein: MMQMFKQLFFFLLLGFITSCGIGGRGTSEANYEVVPLPKEITKETGEAFTLTSSTKIIYPDGNDKMKRNAEFLAEYISIATGIKTSLDTETQDENAIILSTGLESDNSEAYKIVANSKAITVKGASEAGVFYGIQTLRKATPIDRVGSVLYSAATINDEPRFAYRGMSLDIARHFQPVEFIKKYIDMLALHNVNRFHWHLTDDQGWRIEIDSYPGLTEVGSMRSETVIGRNSGEYDGTPHGGYYTKEELKEVVEYARERYITVIPEVDLPGHMLAALTAYPELGCTGGPYKVVGEWGVFDDILCAGKEESFEFLEAVLTEVMEIFPSEYIHIGGDEAPKTRWEECSLCQARIKELGLKDKDGHKAEHFLQSYVTARVEEFLNSHGRRIIGWDEILEGELAPNATVMSWRGMDGGIQAAKMGHDVIMTPTTYAYFDYYQAQNSAEEPFGIGGFLPVEQVYRFEPAPDILTEEEKKHILGPQANLWTEYIKESWHVEYMVLPRLAAMSEVQWMQPENKNYENFLERLPRLIKQYEKLGYTYATHVFDVQGEFTPNFESNKLDITFSTIDDADVYYTLDGSDPSESSTLYDGTFSIDEDAEIKAVAIRNGVKSKILCEVISISKSTYKPVELLSTPARSYEYSGAPMLVDGLKGKNTNYRTGRWLGFQGDDLVAIIDMQEPTEISSIEVNNAVVTGDWIFDSSEIIVESSDDKRNFSSIITEKISDQKSEHWSDISTHNFSFDPVTARYYRITIKPTVMPEWHPGSGRRAFIFVDEISLN; encoded by the coding sequence ATAATGCAAATGTTTAAACAGTTATTTTTCTTTTTGCTTTTAGGTTTTATTACCTCATGCGGCATAGGAGGACGAGGTACTTCTGAAGCTAATTATGAGGTAGTACCTCTTCCAAAAGAGATTACTAAGGAAACCGGTGAAGCTTTTACTCTTACCTCATCAACAAAAATTATTTATCCTGATGGTAATGATAAAATGAAGCGTAATGCAGAGTTTTTGGCTGAATACATAAGTATTGCCACAGGAATTAAAACTTCTTTAGATACTGAAACTCAGGATGAAAATGCTATTATTCTTTCAACAGGACTTGAAAGTGATAATTCAGAAGCATATAAAATAGTTGCAAATAGTAAAGCAATTACCGTTAAGGGAGCATCTGAAGCAGGTGTATTCTATGGAATTCAAACATTAAGAAAAGCAACACCAATAGATAGAGTTGGTTCTGTATTGTATTCAGCTGCAACTATAAATGATGAGCCCAGATTTGCATACCGAGGAATGAGTCTTGATATTGCACGTCATTTCCAACCAGTTGAGTTCATTAAGAAGTATATAGATATGCTAGCTCTTCATAACGTAAACAGGTTTCACTGGCATCTTACAGATGATCAGGGCTGGAGAATTGAGATTGACTCGTATCCAGGACTCACTGAAGTAGGATCAATGAGAAGTGAAACTGTGATAGGACGTAATTCTGGCGAGTATGATGGGACTCCTCATGGCGGATACTATACTAAAGAGGAATTAAAAGAGGTGGTTGAATATGCCAGAGAGAGATACATCACAGTAATACCTGAGGTAGACCTGCCTGGCCATATGCTTGCAGCTCTGACTGCTTATCCTGAGTTAGGTTGTACTGGCGGACCTTATAAGGTAGTTGGCGAATGGGGTGTATTTGATGATATATTATGTGCTGGTAAAGAAGAGTCTTTTGAATTTCTTGAAGCTGTACTTACAGAAGTGATGGAGATTTTCCCTTCAGAATATATTCATATCGGTGGTGATGAAGCTCCAAAGACCAGATGGGAAGAGTGCTCTCTATGTCAGGCTCGTATTAAAGAGCTGGGTCTAAAAGATAAAGATGGTCATAAAGCAGAACATTTCCTTCAAAGTTATGTGACTGCCCGTGTGGAAGAATTCCTGAATAGTCACGGCAGAAGAATTATTGGATGGGACGAGATATTAGAAGGTGAACTGGCGCCTAACGCAACAGTTATGTCATGGCGAGGAATGGATGGCGGCATTCAGGCAGCAAAGATGGGACATGATGTGATTATGACACCAACCACTTATGCTTATTTTGACTACTATCAGGCACAGAATTCTGCTGAAGAGCCATTTGGGATCGGAGGATTCCTGCCTGTTGAGCAGGTATACAGATTTGAACCTGCACCTGATATCCTGACAGAGGAAGAGAAAAAACATATTCTTGGACCTCAAGCTAACCTGTGGACCGAGTACATTAAAGAATCCTGGCATGTTGAGTATATGGTTTTACCGAGACTTGCAGCCATGAGTGAAGTTCAGTGGATGCAGCCAGAGAATAAAAATTATGAGAACTTCCTTGAAAGGTTACCTCGACTTATTAAACAATATGAAAAACTGGGCTACACATATGCTACACATGTATTTGATGTTCAGGGTGAGTTTACTCCAAATTTCGAATCAAATAAACTCGATATTACCTTTTCAACCATAGATGATGCTGATGTATACTATACACTTGATGGCAGCGATCCTTCAGAATCCTCCACATTATATGATGGAACATTTTCTATTGATGAAGATGCTGAAATAAAAGCTGTTGCTATTCGTAATGGAGTTAAAAGTAAAATCCTGTGTGAAGTAATAAGTATCAGCAAATCAACATACAAACCAGTTGAATTACTTTCTACCCCGGCTCGCAGTTATGAATATTCTGGTGCCCCTATGTTAGTGGATGGACTTAAAGGTAAAAACACAAACTATCGTACAGGTAGATGGTTAGGTTTTCAGGGTGATGATCTTGTAGCGATAATTGATATGCAGGAACCAACTGAAATCAGCTCTATTGAGGTAAATAATGCAGTTGTTACAGGAGACTGGATATTTGATAGCTCAGAAATTATTGTTGAGTCATCAGACGATAAAAGAAACTTCTCATCTATTATAACAGAGAAGATTTCAGACCAGAAAAGTGAACATTGGTCAGATATATCTACGCATAACTTCTCATTTGACCCTGTAACTGCACGTTATTACAGAATTACAATTAAGCCTACTGTAATGCCTGAATGGCATCCTGGAAGCGGGAGACGTGCATTTATTTTTGTTGATGAAATAAGCCTGAACTAA
- a CDS encoding response regulator transcription factor, producing MEERLLVVDDEKDICDILKFNLENEGYIVDVANSGEEALKILSNVHNLIILDVMMNGISGFKMAEILREEGNYVPIIFLTAKNSENDLLTGFSLGADDYIAKPFSVKEVIARVKALIKRTSIIAQPAVTKWSFEGLNIDISASRVTIEDKEVSLTKKEFEILSLLTQASPKVLTRADILSSVWGENEYVLDRTVDVHITRIRKKLGEYGSMIVNRSGFGYYLNFNDKNENE from the coding sequence ATGGAAGAGAGATTATTAGTTGTGGACGATGAGAAGGATATTTGTGATATTCTTAAGTTTAATCTTGAAAATGAGGGGTATATAGTAGATGTAGCCAACTCAGGTGAAGAAGCACTGAAAATATTGAGCAATGTTCATAATCTTATAATTCTTGATGTAATGATGAATGGTATTTCAGGATTTAAAATGGCTGAAATACTGAGGGAAGAGGGTAACTATGTACCAATAATATTTTTAACTGCGAAAAATAGTGAAAATGACTTATTAACAGGCTTCTCACTGGGGGCTGATGATTATATAGCAAAACCATTCTCAGTAAAGGAAGTTATAGCCCGAGTGAAAGCTTTGATAAAGAGAACTTCAATTATTGCTCAACCGGCAGTCACAAAGTGGAGTTTTGAAGGTTTGAATATAGATATTTCAGCCAGTCGTGTAACTATCGAGGATAAAGAGGTTTCTCTTACAAAAAAAGAATTTGAAATATTATCTTTGTTAACTCAAGCATCTCCAAAAGTTTTGACAAGAGCTGACATACTGAGCAGCGTTTGGGGAGAGAATGAATATGTTTTGGATAGAACTGTTGATGTACATATAACCCGAATAAGAAAGAAATTGGGAGAGTATGGCAGTATGATAGTAAATCGCTCCGGTTTTGGTTATTACCTTAACTTTAATGATAAAAATGAAAATGAATAG
- the pstB gene encoding phosphate ABC transporter ATP-binding protein PstB — protein MENIENTKELKPVLQLKNVSVSYNPGTFAVKKVSTDIYPNTITAIMGPSGCGKSTLLRAINRMHDLYSNIKTTGEIILKGKDILTMDSMEVRRLAGMVFQQPNPFPTMSIYENVLAGYKLNGIRLSKKEKDEIVEQSLKSVALWDEVKDVMSKRGSFLSGGQQQRLCIARALALKPEVLLMDEPTSALDPISTNKIEELLLELKQNFTIIVVTHNMSQAARVSDNSMFMYLGELIEHGNTTQMFTKPKNKRTEEYLTGVFG, from the coding sequence ATGGAAAATATAGAAAATACGAAAGAATTGAAACCTGTTCTTCAGTTGAAGAATGTCTCTGTCTCTTATAATCCTGGCACCTTCGCTGTAAAAAAAGTGTCAACGGATATTTATCCCAATACTATTACTGCAATTATGGGACCTTCAGGGTGTGGAAAGAGTACTTTGCTGCGTGCAATCAACCGCATGCATGATCTCTATTCTAATATCAAGACAACCGGAGAGATTATCCTGAAAGGAAAAGATATTTTAACAATGGACTCTATGGAAGTGCGCCGTCTTGCAGGTATGGTGTTTCAGCAACCTAATCCTTTTCCTACTATGAGTATATATGAGAATGTTCTTGCAGGATATAAACTTAACGGTATACGATTGAGTAAGAAAGAGAAAGATGAGATTGTAGAACAAAGTCTAAAGAGTGTTGCATTGTGGGATGAGGTTAAGGATGTAATGAGCAAGAGAGGTTCTTTTCTGTCAGGGGGGCAGCAGCAACGACTCTGTATTGCACGTGCTTTAGCGCTAAAACCGGAAGTATTGCTGATGGATGAGCCTACTTCTGCGCTGGACCCTATCTCCACAAACAAAATTGAGGAGTTATTGTTGGAACTGAAGCAGAATTTTACTATTATTGTTGTTACTCACAACATGTCACAAGCAGCACGTGTTTCGGACAACTCTATGTTTATGTATCTTGGTGAGCTGATTGAACATGGAAACACAACACAAATGTTTACTAAGCCTAAGAATAAACGTACAGAAGAATATCTGACAGGGGTTTTTGGTTAA